One region of Halohasta litchfieldiae genomic DNA includes:
- the cobN gene encoding cobaltochelatase subunit CobN — MTRIGLYTATENELGSVQRAAGRLDGIELVVRSESDLDEQTDVEDFVDDCEDAAAVCFWLHGGEDSMPGYEYAVERLREMGVPLIVKATGDAFAFEDTSVADSDRDLVYEYLERGGTINIENCCRFLAIEYGTDDLDSMVYDTPTELPTEGVYHPDHPGIGYEELLDSFDPDAPTVAVWFYESHWTHENTRYVDAQVRALESQGANALPIFCNPAADEEGQENAEWITDNWLLQDDEPIVDAVLSSFMFSLSMDERGRSASDEGDSAEDVFLDRLGVPVLQTITTMRSRSRYESSDTGVMGFELALSVALPEFDGNVITHPISGKERMDDDAGIGSAPKQHFPIQDRVDHAARLAVNWANLQHTPNEDKQVAVVLHNYPPSDDGIGTAFGLDSPESTVNLLKELDTRNYDLGGAVPDSGQTLINTLTSQLTLDNRWVAPEDVRERSVDVVSTDQYAEWFEQADERFQDNIVDEWGEPPERPFAIPGAEFGNVLVTVQPPRGFGMDPSKVYHDSDLQPPHDYYAFYAWLRNSFEADAVVHLGTHGSLEWLPGKTVGLNGASAPDQLIGDLPNVYPYIVNNPGEGTQAKRRSYAAIVDYLTPVMSNAGTYDELADLEELANQYREAGMEDAREDDGDHLEDLIRSRVDELDLAVELGTTGTIDQQMEVRGPDETGSTLAEGAVDGEDLAIDELVERIHEYLTDVKTTQIRLGLHTMSEPPVDDRLVEYLVALTRLENGDAPSLRESVAGVLGVDYDRLRNAPGEYDEALGMTYAEAADHVHETSLDLINTLAEHEFDVPDSEREAGPDDEVNVNLLVVDIDTLGDGRAKSGAHNDLREALAFICEEAAPRVQGAEDEIPRTADALSGEYVPPGGSGAPTRGGVDLLPTARNFYTLDPRKVPAKYAWQVGRNVAEGVLDRHHDEHDAYPEEIGVVAWGTPTVRTKGETIGQVLAMMGVKPEWTEAGRIDDVDPIPLDELGRPRIDVTTRVSGLFRDAFPAAAGVIHDAVSAVVDLDEPHEMNYIKKHVEEEAEELEANGMDATEAKSAATNRVFTTRPGGYGAGTNKAVDEGNWEDRSDLADVYVQWGGYAMGKRGKVSEAHDSFERRLSSVDATVKIEDTMEQDELDSSDWYAFHGGFISAVSGISGSEPASYVGDSSDPENVSVYTNEEKVRKAMRARVLNPEWLDSMEEHGYKGAGDLSTTVDVVMGWDATTGVISDTLWEDVADKFAFDEHRQEWMREVNPWALESISDTLLEAIERGLWEADEETVDQLRDINLSVEGDLEARASTPAAEVSDD; from the coding sequence ATGACACGGATCGGCCTCTACACGGCAACTGAAAACGAACTCGGCTCCGTCCAGCGGGCGGCGGGCCGACTCGATGGTATCGAACTCGTCGTCCGCTCCGAAAGCGATCTCGACGAGCAGACCGACGTTGAAGACTTCGTCGACGACTGCGAGGACGCCGCGGCGGTCTGTTTCTGGCTCCACGGCGGCGAGGACAGCATGCCCGGCTACGAGTACGCCGTCGAACGCTTGCGGGAGATGGGCGTCCCCCTGATCGTCAAGGCGACCGGCGATGCGTTCGCCTTCGAAGACACCTCCGTCGCCGATTCGGACCGAGATCTCGTTTATGAATACCTCGAACGCGGCGGCACGATAAACATCGAGAACTGTTGTCGGTTTCTGGCCATCGAGTACGGGACCGACGACCTGGATTCGATGGTCTATGATACGCCGACCGAACTCCCAACAGAGGGTGTCTATCACCCCGACCATCCCGGAATCGGCTACGAGGAACTACTCGACAGCTTCGATCCCGACGCGCCGACCGTGGCGGTCTGGTTTTATGAATCCCACTGGACCCACGAGAACACCCGCTACGTCGACGCCCAAGTTCGCGCCCTCGAATCACAGGGTGCAAACGCACTGCCGATCTTCTGCAATCCGGCTGCCGATGAGGAGGGCCAGGAGAACGCAGAGTGGATAACCGACAACTGGCTCCTGCAGGATGACGAGCCGATTGTCGACGCGGTTCTCTCCTCGTTTATGTTCTCACTCTCGATGGACGAACGCGGTCGGTCGGCCAGCGATGAAGGCGACAGCGCCGAAGACGTCTTTCTCGACCGGCTTGGCGTCCCCGTCCTCCAGACGATTACGACCATGCGCTCGCGCTCGCGCTACGAGTCCAGCGATACGGGCGTGATGGGCTTCGAACTCGCCTTGTCTGTCGCCCTCCCCGAATTCGACGGGAACGTGATCACCCACCCGATTTCGGGCAAGGAGCGAATGGACGACGACGCGGGGATCGGCAGCGCGCCGAAACAGCATTTCCCCATCCAGGATCGGGTCGACCACGCCGCCCGACTCGCGGTCAACTGGGCCAATCTCCAACACACGCCGAACGAAGACAAGCAGGTCGCGGTCGTCCTCCACAACTACCCGCCGAGTGATGACGGGATCGGGACCGCCTTCGGCCTCGACTCCCCCGAAAGTACGGTCAATCTTTTAAAAGAACTCGACACACGAAACTACGATCTCGGCGGTGCTGTACCGGACTCCGGCCAGACGCTTATAAACACGCTCACGAGCCAACTCACCCTCGACAACCGCTGGGTTGCGCCCGAAGACGTGCGAGAGCGGTCGGTCGACGTTGTTTCCACCGACCAGTACGCCGAGTGGTTCGAACAGGCCGACGAGCGGTTTCAGGATAATATCGTCGACGAATGGGGCGAGCCACCGGAGCGACCCTTTGCGATTCCGGGAGCCGAGTTCGGCAACGTTCTCGTCACGGTTCAGCCACCGCGAGGGTTCGGGATGGACCCCTCGAAGGTCTACCACGATTCGGATCTCCAGCCGCCACACGACTACTACGCCTTCTACGCGTGGCTCCGCAACTCCTTCGAAGCCGACGCAGTCGTCCATCTCGGCACGCACGGCTCGCTCGAATGGCTGCCGGGCAAGACGGTGGGTCTCAACGGTGCAAGCGCGCCGGACCAACTGATCGGCGACCTGCCGAACGTCTACCCATACATCGTTAACAATCCCGGCGAGGGAACCCAAGCCAAGCGACGATCCTACGCCGCGATTGTCGACTACCTCACACCGGTCATGAGCAACGCCGGCACCTACGACGAGCTGGCCGACCTCGAAGAACTCGCCAATCAGTACCGCGAGGCCGGAATGGAAGACGCTCGCGAGGATGACGGCGACCATCTCGAAGACCTCATCCGAAGCCGCGTCGACGAACTCGATCTCGCAGTCGAACTCGGAACGACAGGCACCATCGACCAGCAGATGGAGGTCCGTGGGCCCGACGAAACGGGGTCGACGCTGGCTGAGGGCGCAGTCGACGGCGAGGACCTCGCTATCGACGAACTGGTCGAACGTATCCACGAGTATCTCACGGATGTCAAAACGACTCAGATTCGGCTGGGGCTGCACACGATGAGCGAACCGCCGGTCGACGACCGCCTCGTGGAGTATCTGGTCGCACTCACGCGACTCGAAAACGGCGACGCGCCGAGCCTCCGAGAGAGCGTTGCAGGTGTGTTAGGCGTCGACTACGACCGCCTGCGCAATGCTCCCGGCGAGTACGACGAGGCGTTGGGCATGACCTACGCCGAGGCCGCCGACCACGTCCACGAGACGAGCCTCGACCTTATCAACACCCTTGCAGAACACGAGTTCGACGTGCCTGATTCGGAGCGAGAGGCGGGGCCAGATGACGAGGTCAACGTCAATCTGCTCGTGGTCGACATCGACACGCTGGGCGATGGCCGAGCAAAGTCCGGCGCACACAACGACCTCCGGGAGGCACTGGCGTTCATTTGTGAGGAAGCCGCACCCAGAGTCCAAGGTGCCGAAGACGAGATCCCTCGAACCGCCGACGCCCTGAGTGGCGAATACGTCCCACCGGGCGGTTCCGGTGCGCCAACGCGTGGAGGTGTCGACCTCCTACCGACGGCCCGAAACTTCTACACGCTCGACCCGCGGAAAGTGCCCGCCAAATACGCGTGGCAGGTCGGCCGCAATGTCGCCGAGGGCGTGCTTGACCGCCATCACGACGAACACGACGCCTACCCCGAGGAAATCGGCGTCGTCGCATGGGGGACACCCACAGTCAGAACCAAAGGTGAGACCATCGGCCAGGTGTTGGCCATGATGGGCGTCAAACCCGAGTGGACCGAAGCGGGTCGGATTGACGATGTCGACCCGATTCCGCTCGACGAGTTGGGTCGACCACGAATCGACGTGACGACCCGCGTCTCGGGACTGTTCCGGGATGCGTTCCCCGCCGCGGCGGGTGTTATCCACGACGCCGTCTCGGCAGTGGTCGACCTCGACGAGCCACACGAGATGAACTACATCAAAAAGCACGTCGAGGAGGAAGCCGAGGAACTGGAGGCCAACGGCATGGATGCCACGGAAGCCAAAAGCGCGGCGACCAACCGCGTGTTTACCACCCGGCCCGGCGGCTACGGCGCGGGGACGAACAAGGCCGTCGACGAGGGCAACTGGGAGGACCGATCCGATCTCGCCGACGTGTATGTCCAGTGGGGCGGCTACGCGATGGGCAAACGCGGGAAAGTGAGCGAGGCCCACGATAGCTTCGAGCGGCGACTGTCGAGTGTCGACGCGACGGTCAAAATCGAGGACACGATGGAACAGGACGAACTCGATTCGTCGGACTGGTATGCCTTCCACGGTGGCTTCATCTCCGCCGTCTCGGGAATCTCCGGCAGCGAGCCAGCCTCCTATGTCGGCGACTCCTCGGACCCCGAAAACGTCTCGGTGTACACCAACGAGGAAAAAGTTCGCAAGGCAATGCGAGCACGCGTGCTCAACCCAGAGTGGCTCGATTCGATGGAGGAACACGGCTACAAGGGAGCCGGAGACCTCTCGACGACGGTCGACGTCGTCATGGGGTGGGATGCCACCACCGGCGTCATCAGCGACACGCTCTGGGAGGATGTGGCTGACAAATTCGCCTTCGACGAGCACCGACAAGAGTGGATGCGGGAGGTGAACCCGTGGGCGCTCGAATCGATTTCTGATACCCTTCTGGAGGCCATCGAGCGCGGCCTCTGGGAGGCCGACGAAGAGACGGTCGACCAGCTCCGAGATATCAACCTCAGCGTCGAGGGTGATCTCGAAGCACGTGCCAGTACCCCGGCTGCGGAGGTATCCGATGACTGA
- a CDS encoding cobyrinic acid a,c-diamide synthase: MKGFVLGGVSSGVGKTVATLAIIRALDEAGYAVQPAKAGPDFIDPSHHEAVAGRPSRTLDLWLEGDDGLARNYARGEGDICVVEGVMGLYDGDGSSTAMVAEALDLPVVLVVDAKAGMESVAATAYGFREYAETIDRDIDVAGVIAQRAHGGRHQQGIRDALPESMTYFGRIPPSGDLEIPDRHLGLEMGAEAALPHEALSAAAEHLKTDRLVDVARQPPQVDPEPSPRGKAGPTVAVASDAAFCFRYPATIERLREQATVRTFSPIAGDPVPDCDGVYLPGGYPELHAEELASTDTLSDLGELASDGLPVFGECGGLMAMSQSLTTVEDQMYAMAGILPADVTMCDRYQALDHVELEATSGTLTARSGETIRGHEFHYSTASVDNDARFGFKTVRGDGIDGDHDGLLEYESLGTYAHVHAESGAFDRFVDRLG; encoded by the coding sequence ATGAAGGGATTCGTCCTTGGGGGCGTCAGCTCCGGCGTCGGCAAAACGGTCGCCACGCTGGCGATCATCCGCGCCCTCGATGAGGCTGGCTACGCGGTCCAGCCAGCAAAAGCAGGTCCCGACTTCATCGACCCCAGTCATCACGAGGCCGTCGCCGGTCGACCCTCTCGAACACTCGATCTGTGGCTCGAAGGCGACGACGGATTGGCTCGCAACTACGCCCGCGGCGAGGGCGACATCTGTGTCGTTGAGGGTGTGATGGGACTGTACGACGGCGACGGCTCAAGTACGGCGATGGTCGCCGAAGCCCTCGATCTGCCGGTCGTCTTGGTTGTCGACGCCAAAGCAGGCATGGAGAGCGTCGCCGCCACCGCCTACGGCTTCCGGGAGTACGCCGAGACGATTGACCGCGATATCGATGTGGCAGGGGTCATCGCTCAGCGTGCCCATGGTGGTCGACACCAGCAGGGCATTCGTGATGCGCTCCCCGAGAGCATGACCTACTTCGGGCGGATTCCACCGTCCGGCGATCTCGAAATCCCCGACCGCCATCTCGGACTGGAGATGGGCGCGGAAGCCGCGCTTCCCCACGAGGCACTCTCGGCGGCCGCCGAACATCTCAAAACCGACCGACTGGTCGACGTGGCACGCCAACCACCGCAAGTCGACCCCGAGCCCTCACCGCGCGGCAAAGCGGGTCCAACAGTCGCGGTCGCCAGCGACGCCGCCTTCTGTTTTCGGTATCCAGCCACCATTGAACGACTCCGCGAGCAGGCTACTGTACGGACTTTTTCACCCATTGCTGGCGACCCAGTGCCGGACTGCGATGGGGTGTATCTGCCGGGTGGCTACCCCGAACTCCATGCCGAGGAGTTGGCGTCGACGGACACACTCTCGGACCTCGGCGAGTTGGCCAGCGACGGCCTGCCGGTCTTCGGCGAATGTGGCGGCCTCATGGCGATGAGTCAGTCGCTGACGACTGTCGAGGACCAGATGTATGCGATGGCCGGTATTCTCCCGGCGGACGTAACGATGTGTGATCGGTATCAGGCACTGGATCACGTCGAACTCGAAGCCACGTCGGGCACGCTGACTGCACGGTCGGGAGAGACGATCCGGGGCCACGAGTTCCACTACTCGACGGCGTCGGTCGACAACGATGCCCGATTCGGCTTTAAAACTGTCCGCGGCGACGGAATCGATGGAGATCATGACGGCCTGCTCGAATACGAATCACTGGGAACCTACGCCCACGTCCATGCCGAGAGTGGGGCGTTTGACCGGTTTGTCGACCGGCTTGGATAA
- the lrpA1 gene encoding HTH-type transcriptional regulator LrpA1 produces the protein MSTTATEDRILSVLEDDAQASYSEIADRAEVSKPTVRKYIQKLESEGVIVGYSADVDPKKLSSQTIALVGIDVASELYVEATRALKSLAAVESLYTSSGDHMLMAEVRAQDGDSLGDVISDDILQIEGVTAAHPSFLQERLK, from the coding sequence ATGAGCACTACCGCAACGGAGGATCGTATTCTCTCTGTGCTGGAAGACGACGCACAGGCCTCCTACTCCGAGATTGCCGACCGTGCGGAGGTCTCGAAGCCGACGGTTCGCAAATACATTCAGAAACTGGAGTCCGAGGGCGTGATCGTCGGCTACTCGGCCGACGTCGACCCGAAAAAACTCTCCTCGCAGACGATTGCCCTCGTTGGCATCGACGTCGCCAGCGAACTGTATGTCGAAGCCACCCGCGCGCTCAAATCGCTGGCTGCTGTCGAATCGCTCTACACCTCGTCGGGCGACCATATGCTAATGGCCGAGGTCCGTGCCCAAGACGGCGACTCGTTGGGCGATGTGATCAGCGATGACATCCTCCAGATCGAGGGAGTGACCGCGGCCCATCCCTCCTTCCTGCAGGAACGGTTGAAGTAG
- a CDS encoding cobalt-precorrin-7 (C(5))-methyltransferase: MSDYDLDSGPDPATVAAAAAEADPDSVDSPVYAVGIGPGNLEYLTPRGRRAIEEADVVVGFSTVVDFIADLTDADLLTCGYRDEREALTTFADRVANGEQGTAVLMGDPNHSGYQFVGKVQGVVDTPVRVIPGISSLQMAASRARTPMEDTEFVTLHKSGDITPGLDRLINKVGSRHLLVLPRPFDWMPGDIAAHLLDHGADPDLEALVLEQLTHDDESISRFSLAELSEHAGGSGVDDTPFSDLSVLAVRRTEPQSDSGGDQ, encoded by the coding sequence GTGAGCGACTACGACCTTGATTCGGGTCCCGATCCGGCAACAGTTGCGGCAGCCGCGGCTGAAGCCGATCCGGACTCAGTCGACTCGCCAGTGTACGCGGTCGGTATCGGCCCCGGAAATCTGGAGTATCTCACGCCCCGCGGCCGCAGAGCTATCGAGGAAGCCGATGTCGTCGTCGGCTTTTCGACAGTGGTCGACTTCATCGCTGATCTCACCGACGCCGACTTGTTAACCTGTGGCTACCGAGACGAAAGAGAGGCCCTAACCACCTTTGCGGATCGCGTGGCCAACGGTGAGCAGGGGACGGCGGTGTTGATGGGCGATCCGAACCACTCGGGCTACCAGTTCGTCGGCAAAGTACAGGGGGTTGTCGACACCCCCGTCCGCGTGATTCCAGGAATCTCCTCGCTCCAGATGGCCGCGAGTCGTGCCCGGACGCCGATGGAGGACACCGAGTTCGTCACGCTTCATAAAAGCGGAGACATCACGCCGGGACTGGATCGACTTATAAATAAAGTCGGAAGTCGACATCTGCTTGTGCTTCCGCGACCATTTGACTGGATGCCCGGCGATATTGCGGCGCATCTGCTGGACCACGGAGCCGACCCCGATCTGGAGGCGCTGGTCCTCGAACAACTCACCCACGACGACGAGTCAATCTCTCGGTTCTCGTTGGCAGAGCTGTCGGAACACGCCGGTGGCTCGGGAGTCGACGACACGCCGTTTTCGGACCTCTCGGTGCTGGCTGTTCGACGGACTGAACCGCAGAGCGACTCAGGGGGCGACCAATGA
- a CDS encoding thiamine pyrophosphate-dependent enzyme, translating into MSAFSAIGEGREIEQDEYTPGLEPQATWCPGCGDFGVLKALKGAAQELGKSPEEMLLTTGIGCSGKLNSYFDSYGFHTIHGRSLPVARAAKLANPGVEVIAAGGDGDGYGIGGNHFMHTARENHDMTYIVFNNEIFGLTKGQTSPTSPKGHKSKTQPHGSAKEPLRPLSLSLTSGASYVARTAAVNPNQAKEIIIEAMEHDGFAHIDFLTQCPTWNKDARQYVPYIDVNESDDYDFDPTDRREASEMMTETEEALHEGKVLTGRFYVDEDRPSYGQEKRAIGEMPEEPLAERYFDDDYEWERSADLFLDKHK; encoded by the coding sequence ATGAGTGCATTTTCAGCAATCGGTGAAGGACGCGAGATCGAACAGGACGAGTACACGCCGGGGCTCGAACCCCAGGCGACTTGGTGTCCCGGCTGTGGTGACTTCGGTGTCCTGAAGGCACTGAAGGGCGCCGCCCAGGAACTCGGCAAATCCCCCGAAGAGATGCTGCTCACGACGGGGATCGGCTGTTCAGGCAAACTCAACAGCTACTTCGACAGCTACGGGTTCCATACGATCCACGGTCGTTCGCTGCCGGTCGCGCGAGCGGCCAAACTCGCCAATCCCGGCGTCGAAGTGATCGCCGCGGGTGGCGACGGTGACGGCTACGGGATCGGTGGCAACCACTTCATGCACACCGCCCGCGAGAACCACGACATGACCTACATCGTGTTCAACAACGAGATCTTCGGCCTCACGAAGGGCCAGACCTCGCCAACGAGCCCGAAAGGTCACAAGTCGAAGACCCAGCCACACGGCAGCGCCAAAGAGCCGCTTCGCCCGCTCTCGTTGAGTCTAACCTCGGGTGCCTCCTACGTCGCCCGGACGGCCGCCGTCAACCCGAACCAGGCCAAAGAGATCATCATCGAGGCGATGGAGCACGACGGCTTTGCGCACATCGACTTCCTCACCCAGTGTCCGACCTGGAACAAGGACGCCCGTCAGTACGTCCCGTACATCGACGTCAACGAGTCCGACGACTACGACTTCGACCCAACGGACCGACGTGAGGCATCCGAGATGATGACCGAAACCGAGGAAGCCCTCCACGAGGGCAAGGTCCTCACCGGTCGGTTCTACGTCGACGAGGATCGACCATCCTACGGTCAAGAAAAGCGCGCAATCGGCGAAATGCCCGAGGAACCACTGGCAGAGCGCTACTTCGACGACGACTACGAGTGGGAACGGTCGGCTGACCTGTTCCTCGACAAACACAAATAG
- a CDS encoding precorrin-8X methylmutase gives MTEQETESDDDFEEEYADLGATTQEAMDIAETSMDIVRQFVPDETLADRFRQKSVHSMGDIEFQHLLRFTGTDEAGEPDDEAPIRAGANAVLRESTIVTDITMSKAGVTGRGHNCEKRKAIGNGAELAKKTGMTRTAASVLELDKQSVYDDAIAVIGNAPTAAFALADCIENGTRPAVIVATPVGFVKAVESRERIREVAEEYDVPAITNVGRRGGSGLAAALTNELIHVAKDVRTGELDLDLGVDIEVDQ, from the coding sequence ATGACTGAGCAAGAAACCGAATCCGACGACGATTTCGAAGAGGAGTACGCCGATCTCGGCGCGACGACCCAAGAGGCGATGGACATTGCGGAGACGAGCATGGACATCGTTCGGCAGTTCGTTCCCGACGAGACGCTGGCCGACCGCTTTCGCCAAAAATCGGTCCACTCGATGGGCGATATCGAGTTTCAGCACCTCCTGCGGTTTACCGGCACCGACGAGGCAGGCGAGCCGGACGACGAGGCTCCGATTCGGGCCGGAGCTAACGCAGTGCTTCGGGAGTCGACAATCGTCACCGACATCACGATGTCGAAAGCTGGCGTCACGGGGCGGGGTCACAACTGCGAGAAACGCAAGGCAATCGGCAACGGTGCGGAACTCGCCAAGAAAACAGGGATGACCCGCACTGCGGCCTCTGTCCTCGAACTCGACAAACAGAGCGTCTACGACGACGCAATCGCGGTGATCGGCAACGCCCCAACCGCGGCGTTCGCGCTCGCGGATTGTATCGAAAACGGCACTCGCCCGGCGGTGATCGTCGCTACACCGGTCGGTTTCGTGAAGGCCGTCGAGAGCCGCGAGCGAATCCGCGAGGTTGCCGAAGAGTACGACGTGCCCGCGATCACGAACGTCGGTCGACGTGGCGGCAGTGGACTGGCCGCCGCGCTCACGAACGAACTGATTCACGTCGCCAAAGACGTCCGAACCGGTGAACTGGATCTTGATCTCGGCGTCGATATCGAGGTCGACCAGTGA
- a CDS encoding VWA domain-containing protein, which produces MVADPASKKPSTVSFPAIVGQPDLKQVLLLAAAHDDLSGAVISGEKGTAKSTAVRGLVDLLGDQRVVADCPYGCDPDDRGGQCAECQARPTAELPVETRSVPLVTLPLGATRDRVVGTLSIEDAMAGEAEFDPGLLARANRGILYVDEINLLDDHLVDVLLDAAASGVNTVERDGISVSHPAEFTIIGTMNPEEGELRPQLRDRFDLQATVTGSQEIDDRVEIIDRALGADDEAATEKFSEEIDVLRESIQDARESVDSVSLPAEFKRTIAELCTDAEVDGHRADIATARAALALAALDGRPKVIESDIQEAASYTLPHRLQSQPFEEPPDPEELLDDHFDNEDGDDEDDSESTDDSEPADDNSESTGEGSDDESTDGNGDESTEADEESDKESNEGGDEGNENDGASDSPAVGDRNGGGSDPESTDMSQGDPADEGDEEQAPDEGDEETEGTPLIPGQQRAAIGEGAAPDIDDPERQTDESAASGRRGRSQQAGGRGTRIHTEQATGEDGVDAAASVRAAATSGHDRVERDDLRQSVRERETAATIVFAVDASASMRPAMEAAKGVVLDLLRDAYQQRDEVAFVAFGGEESEVLLPPTRSVSLAARHLKTLPTGDRTPLPDGLINARQVLDSTDSSFGVVVLVTDGRANVAEGSPTEATRQAAQRLAASGAQVVIVDAGSNGRSGLLPLIAEETDGQTVPLSKLSPDTVSAAVGRATSDHS; this is translated from the coding sequence ATGGTTGCAGATCCCGCGAGCAAAAAGCCGTCGACAGTGTCCTTCCCCGCGATTGTCGGCCAGCCGGATCTCAAACAGGTCCTGCTGCTTGCTGCGGCCCACGATGACCTCAGTGGCGCCGTGATTTCGGGCGAGAAGGGGACCGCCAAGTCGACCGCGGTTCGGGGGCTGGTCGACCTCCTTGGCGACCAGCGGGTGGTCGCCGACTGCCCCTACGGCTGCGATCCTGACGACCGTGGTGGGCAGTGTGCCGAGTGCCAAGCGCGGCCAACAGCGGAGTTGCCGGTCGAGACGCGGTCCGTCCCGCTGGTGACGCTGCCGCTGGGTGCAACGCGGGATCGCGTGGTTGGGACGCTCTCAATCGAGGATGCGATGGCTGGCGAAGCGGAGTTCGATCCGGGTCTGCTCGCCCGCGCGAATCGTGGGATTCTGTACGTCGACGAAATTAATCTCTTAGACGACCACTTGGTCGACGTCCTGCTCGATGCGGCCGCAAGCGGTGTCAACACGGTCGAACGCGATGGAATCAGCGTCTCCCATCCCGCGGAGTTCACCATTATTGGGACGATGAACCCCGAGGAGGGCGAGCTGCGGCCCCAGCTCAGAGACCGGTTCGATCTGCAGGCAACCGTGACTGGGAGCCAAGAGATTGACGACCGTGTCGAGATCATCGACCGTGCGCTCGGTGCTGACGACGAGGCGGCCACCGAGAAGTTCAGCGAGGAGATCGACGTCCTCCGCGAGTCGATCCAAGACGCCCGCGAGTCAGTCGACAGCGTCTCATTGCCCGCGGAATTTAAACGGACAATTGCGGAGCTCTGTACCGACGCCGAGGTCGACGGCCACCGTGCCGATATTGCGACTGCCCGGGCGGCTTTGGCATTGGCCGCGCTGGATGGTCGACCGAAAGTCATCGAATCGGATATTCAGGAGGCCGCCAGCTACACCCTGCCACACCGCCTCCAGAGCCAGCCCTTCGAGGAGCCACCCGATCCCGAGGAGCTACTGGACGACCATTTTGATAACGAGGACGGCGACGATGAAGACGACTCGGAGTCGACAGATGACTCGGAACCAGCCGATGACAACAGCGAGTCGACTGGTGAAGGGTCCGATGACGAGTCGACTGACGGAAACGGCGATGAGTCGACCGAGGCCGATGAGGAATCGGATAAGGAATCGAATGAGGGCGGTGACGAGGGAAACGAGAACGATGGGGCCAGCGACAGCCCAGCGGTAGGTGACCGAAACGGCGGAGGGAGTGACCCCGAGTCGACCGACATGTCGCAGGGCGACCCTGCCGATGAGGGCGACGAGGAGCAGGCTCCCGACGAGGGAGACGAGGAAACCGAGGGAACACCCCTCATCCCCGGCCAGCAGCGCGCAGCTATCGGTGAGGGTGCGGCTCCCGACATCGACGACCCGGAGAGACAAACCGACGAGTCAGCCGCGTCGGGTCGACGCGGCCGGAGCCAGCAGGCTGGCGGCCGTGGCACCCGCATCCACACCGAGCAGGCCACCGGCGAGGACGGGGTCGACGCCGCGGCCTCGGTCCGGGCCGCCGCGACCAGCGGCCACGACCGGGTCGAACGCGACGACCTCCGCCAGTCGGTCCGGGAGCGCGAGACCGCCGCAACCATTGTGTTCGCGGTCGACGCCAGTGCCTCGATGCGTCCGGCGATGGAGGCCGCCAAAGGGGTGGTTCTCGACCTGCTTCGGGATGCCTACCAGCAGCGCGACGAGGTGGCCTTTGTTGCGTTCGGTGGCGAGGAGAGCGAGGTGCTACTGCCGCCGACCCGGAGCGTCTCGCTGGCGGCTCGACATTTAAAAACCCTGCCGACCGGCGACCGGACGCCGCTACCGGACGGACTTATAAACGCTCGACAGGTTCTCGATAGCACTGATAGCTCGTTTGGCGTGGTCGTGCTGGTAACTGACGGTCGAGCGAACGTCGCCGAGGGAAGTCCGACCGAGGCCACTCGGCAGGCTGCTCAGCGGTTGGCCGCCAGCGGCGCGCAGGTGGTGATCGTCGACGCGGGCAGCAACGGGCGCAGCGGGCTGCTTCCGCTCATTGCCGAGGAAACCGACGGCCAGACCGTTCCACTGTCGAAACTCAGCCCGGATACGGTTTCGGCTGCGGTGGGGCGGGCGACATCGGACCACTCCTGA